Proteins encoded by one window of Blautia argi:
- a CDS encoding glucosamine-6-phosphate deaminase yields the protein MKVVKVKDYDEMTAYLLKLFTKQLAEKPDSVLSFTTGATPRGLLEAMAEKVNEGLDISQSIFCNLDEYVGKRDGAYSVFRFMHEHFYDRIKMQPKEIHMLNAEAEDQQKEIERYGKILGRYPRDIQLLGLGTNGHIGANEPGTSFLSTLFVADSEESTRIATQKLFGLTWEETPKQMYTMGFQEIMAARCVILAASGKEKAKAVQKMLEGEITENLPASYLRMHPNAVVVIDQEAASLLE from the coding sequence ATGAAAGTTGTAAAAGTAAAAGACTATGATGAAATGACTGCTTATTTACTGAAATTATTTACGAAACAGCTGGCAGAAAAGCCGGATTCTGTACTTTCGTTTACTACAGGAGCCACCCCCAGAGGACTTTTGGAAGCTATGGCAGAAAAAGTAAATGAAGGGTTGGATATCAGCCAGAGCATTTTTTGCAACTTAGATGAATATGTGGGGAAGCGTGATGGTGCATATAGTGTTTTTCGATTTATGCATGAACATTTTTATGACAGGATTAAGATGCAGCCAAAAGAGATACATATGCTGAATGCAGAAGCTGAGGATCAGCAAAAGGAGATAGAACGGTATGGAAAAATTCTGGGAAGATACCCGAGAGATATACAGCTTCTTGGATTGGGAACCAATGGTCATATTGGTGCGAATGAGCCCGGAACCTCTTTTTTATCTACTTTGTTTGTGGCTGACAGTGAGGAAAGTACACGGATTGCCACACAAAAATTATTTGGTCTGACGTGGGAAGAAACACCAAAGCAGATGTATACTATGGGATTTCAGGAAATTATGGCTGCAAGATGTGTGATTTTGGCGGCATCAGGAAAAGAAAAAGCAAAAGCAGTACAAAAAATGCTGGAGGGAGAGATTACAGAGAATCTGCCCGCAAGTTATTTGAGAATGCATCCGAATGCAGTTGTTGTCATTGACCAGGAAGCAGCATCTCTTTTAGAATAA
- a CDS encoding isoaspartyl peptidase/L-asparaginase has protein sequence MNIVIERPPRGIMISTWRMSYQGLTEAGKLLVSGSTLPEAILHSVKSVEDNEKYVSVGYGGLPNREGEVELDAAYMDGNTLEVGAVMAVKQIKNPIEVAYDLSHKKRSSVLVGTGAEMYARQRGFAFKNMLTESSFQRYLKERTLDKDEEKRTAYEGHDTVCVIGRSGEHMACGVSTSGLYMKHPGRIGDSPLIGSGFYADSSAGAAAATGVGEDIMKGCLSFAITEKIREGVAVQEACEQCLLQHLRRLETLGYGNGGMSVIAMDKEGNTGAATTLSAFPFVISDGKECKIYIASGNQENGEHKIFIPDSQWLEECSADWIFMN, from the coding sequence ATGAACATTGTTATAGAAAGACCTCCCAGGGGAATTATGATTTCAACCTGGAGAATGTCCTATCAAGGGCTTACAGAAGCAGGGAAATTACTGGTATCAGGTTCGACTCTTCCTGAAGCGATCCTTCACAGTGTAAAGTCTGTAGAGGATAATGAAAAATATGTATCTGTTGGATATGGAGGATTGCCAAACAGAGAAGGAGAAGTAGAACTGGATGCTGCTTATATGGATGGAAATACGCTAGAGGTTGGTGCCGTTATGGCAGTAAAACAGATAAAAAATCCCATAGAGGTAGCTTATGATTTGAGTCATAAGAAGCGCAGCAGTGTATTGGTTGGAACAGGCGCTGAAATGTATGCCAGACAAAGAGGGTTTGCATTTAAAAATATGTTGACAGAATCTTCTTTTCAACGATATCTGAAAGAACGGACGCTGGATAAAGATGAGGAAAAAAGAACTGCCTATGAGGGACATGATACCGTATGTGTGATTGGACGAAGCGGAGAACATATGGCTTGCGGAGTATCTACTTCTGGTTTGTATATGAAGCATCCGGGAAGAATTGGGGATAGTCCTCTTATAGGATCCGGATTTTATGCAGATTCTTCTGCAGGTGCAGCGGCAGCTACCGGAGTAGGAGAAGATATCATGAAGGGCTGCTTATCCTTTGCGATTACTGAGAAAATCAGAGAAGGTGTGGCAGTACAGGAAGCTTGTGAACAATGCCTTTTGCAGCATTTAAGAAGGTTGGAAACTTTGGGATACGGTAATGGGGGAATGTCGGTAATTGCTATGGATAAAGAAGGAAATACAGGGGCAGCAACGACTCTGAGCGCCTTTCCGTTTGTTATATCTGATGGTAAAGAGTGTAAAATCTATATCGCCTCCGGAAATCAGGAGAACGGGGAACATAAAATTTTTATTCCGGATTCCCAGTGGCTGGAAGAGTGCAGTGCAGACTGGATTTTTATGAATTAA
- a CDS encoding PucR family transcriptional regulator, producing the protein MQLTSILLYQNLKEHFQIADYRLLSKNQPLARPFFLEADKGFKNNHIYLTDAILDLEVFRSIPEDAVLIICQRDETSFLPDGRFSCLLLSCHTSVIHVFNCIQSIFDYYEEWEQQLISVCHQNGSLSDLLEISQPVFNNPLCIMNMDFSLVAHRGLSQLPDSGQIFENDSLRLDYIHALIQDGNFRSEEASPKPFLFPAYLTGHCSLNMRLFLDEKPAYLLSVLENKIPLTDADQYLITILAQHAEYLLNRMHSESSSRSTTLQSIFQSILSDRTADYMGISHLLTNVGWLPEHTYLCSVLQTEGPSSLNGNMVCQFIKNKFSASCSLVFKDHVVTFYNETLLHMEADDIFRELVYFIRDSMLKAGYSRSMCGHMNLRRQYLQGLTALKLGLEIRPQLWIHHFNQIALPYILRQSVKTLPGYMLCYEKLLDLQKSDKVQNTEYMKTLRVYLEHNLNTVQSAKALFIHRSTFLYRLERIKSILETDLEDPDELFYLNLSFRLLEGEDI; encoded by the coding sequence TTGCAGCTTACATCAATTTTACTGTATCAGAATCTGAAAGAACACTTTCAAATTGCCGATTACAGACTTCTATCCAAAAATCAGCCCCTTGCCCGCCCTTTTTTCCTTGAGGCAGACAAGGGGTTTAAAAACAACCACATTTATCTTACAGACGCCATTCTGGATTTAGAGGTATTCCGATCCATACCGGAAGATGCTGTACTGATTATCTGCCAGAGAGATGAAACGTCCTTTCTTCCAGATGGACGTTTCTCCTGTCTGCTCTTATCCTGCCATACCTCTGTGATTCACGTATTCAACTGTATTCAGTCTATTTTTGATTACTATGAAGAATGGGAGCAGCAGTTAATCTCTGTCTGTCACCAAAACGGTTCTCTTTCCGATTTGCTTGAGATTTCCCAGCCTGTGTTTAACAATCCGCTTTGCATTATGAATATGGACTTTTCTCTTGTAGCTCACCGTGGCTTGTCCCAGCTTCCTGACTCCGGACAGATTTTTGAAAATGATTCCCTTCGCCTGGACTATATCCACGCGCTGATCCAGGACGGAAATTTCCGCTCAGAGGAAGCCTCACCAAAGCCATTTTTGTTCCCTGCTTATCTTACAGGACACTGTTCCTTAAATATGCGCCTGTTTCTGGACGAAAAGCCTGCTTACCTGCTCTCTGTTTTGGAAAATAAAATACCGCTTACAGATGCAGACCAGTATCTCATTACTATTCTGGCACAGCATGCAGAATATCTTCTGAACCGTATGCACTCAGAATCCTCCTCCCGCAGTACAACACTCCAGTCTATTTTCCAGAGTATCCTGTCAGACCGTACTGCAGATTATATGGGTATCAGCCATTTGCTTACAAATGTAGGCTGGCTTCCTGAGCATACCTATCTTTGCTCTGTCCTTCAGACAGAGGGTCCTTCTTCCTTAAATGGAAACATGGTCTGCCAGTTTATTAAAAATAAATTTTCTGCTTCCTGCAGTCTTGTATTTAAAGACCATGTCGTCACCTTTTATAATGAAACACTTCTTCATATGGAGGCAGATGACATCTTTCGCGAACTGGTATACTTTATCCGGGACAGTATGTTAAAGGCAGGTTACAGCCGTTCCATGTGCGGACACATGAATCTTCGCAGGCAGTATTTACAGGGGCTTACCGCCCTTAAACTTGGACTGGAAATCCGTCCTCAACTCTGGATTCACCACTTTAACCAGATTGCCCTGCCCTATATTCTGCGTCAGTCTGTAAAAACCCTTCCCGGATATATGCTCTGTTATGAAAAACTGTTGGATTTACAAAAATCCGACAAAGTGCAGAATACGGAATACATGAAAACTCTGAGGGTCTACCTGGAGCATAATCTGAATACCGTACAAAGCGCCAAGGCCTTATTTATCCACAGAAGTACCTTTCTGTACCGGCTGGAGCGGATTAAGAGTATTTTGGAAACAGACCTGGAAGACCCGGACGAACTTTTTTATCTGAACCTCTCTTTTCGGCTTCTGGAAGGAGAAGACATTTAA
- a CDS encoding cobalamin B12-binding domain-containing protein has protein sequence MTTLEEIRQSVENGHYKITEQVITQALKQHIPAIKILDEAMVPAMREMGERYKNNEADIPRILSSARCMRKGLDILTPGLESERGLYVGTIILGTVEGDLHDVGKNLVAIMFRSAGFKVIDLGVDISEKQFLKAVRQNPEVSIVCLSTLLTTACPSMQHAVKALRQSDTEHRLKIMVGGGAVTKEFAEHIGADAYTESAVDAAEMAKTFIV, from the coding sequence ATGACAACATTGGAAGAGATTAGACAATCCGTGGAAAACGGACATTACAAGATAACAGAACAGGTAATAACACAGGCGTTAAAACAGCATATTCCCGCCATTAAAATTCTGGACGAAGCCATGGTTCCCGCTATGCGGGAGATGGGAGAACGCTATAAAAATAATGAAGCAGATATTCCCAGAATTTTATCCTCTGCCCGCTGTATGCGTAAAGGGCTGGATATTCTCACTCCCGGCCTGGAATCTGAGCGGGGATTGTATGTGGGCACAATAATTCTGGGAACTGTGGAAGGGGATTTGCACGACGTAGGCAAAAATCTGGTAGCTATTATGTTCCGCAGCGCAGGCTTTAAGGTCATTGATTTAGGGGTGGATATTTCAGAAAAACAGTTTTTAAAGGCAGTGCGCCAGAACCCTGAGGTATCCATTGTCTGTCTGTCCACTCTGCTTACCACAGCATGTCCCAGTATGCAGCATGCAGTGAAGGCGCTTCGTCAGTCTGATACGGAACACCGCCTGAAAATTATGGTAGGCGGCGGCGCTGTAACAAAAGAATTTGCAGAACACATTGGTGCCGACGCTTATACCGAATCTGCTGTAGATGCCGCAGAAATGGCAAAAACTTTTATTGTCTGA
- a CDS encoding DUF2284 domain-containing protein, which produces MKIRIEELKRLGKQAGFTHIAPLDCSTIKLLPEVRQMCASNACHMYDKNWSCPPGCGALQECEERVQKYSHGILVQTVGELEDSMDGEGMMETEAAHKAHFSTMESLLRPLYPHMLAIGAGCCTRCTSCTYPDAPCRFPDKSFASMEAYGMLVTQVCQDNNLPYYYGPCTISYTSCFLLTEKL; this is translated from the coding sequence ATGAAAATAAGAATCGAAGAATTAAAACGTTTAGGAAAGCAGGCTGGCTTTACCCATATTGCACCTCTGGACTGTTCTACCATAAAGCTCTTACCAGAGGTGCGCCAGATGTGTGCAAGTAACGCCTGCCATATGTATGATAAAAACTGGTCCTGCCCTCCCGGCTGCGGCGCCCTGCAGGAATGTGAAGAAAGAGTGCAAAAATACAGCCATGGAATTCTGGTACAAACCGTAGGGGAACTGGAGGATTCCATGGACGGAGAGGGCATGATGGAAACAGAAGCTGCACATAAAGCCCACTTTTCCACAATGGAAAGCCTTCTACGTCCTCTTTATCCCCATATGCTTGCCATTGGCGCAGGCTGCTGTACCCGCTGCACCTCCTGCACCTATCCAGATGCGCCCTGCCGCTTCCCTGACAAATCCTTTGCGTCCATGGAAGCATACGGTATGCTGGTTACACAGGTATGTCAGGACAATAATCTGCCCTACTACTACGGCCCCTGTACAATTTCATATACCAGTTGTTTTTTACTTACTGAAAAGCTATAA
- a CDS encoding ASKHA domain-containing protein has protein sequence MEKISKNRDNAALCQVTFLREGRTVQVSAGSTIMNAARSTGIFPDAPCGGQGTCGKCLVQLKTDGGETKTVLACQTKVWKNLTVDTQRLPQKHQILTNTSIRRVKFSPSSFPKDVKNPYLVAFDIGTTTIASYLIDGNSGKEICTAGMVNPQTAYGADVISRADYCMQHKNTELSSCIHQALDDLITALAEKQQISREQIVQLCLVGNTCMHHIFFDFPMDSLVLAPYRPYQKGLLQAKAADFGIQIHPQGQLFFLPVIAGFVGADTMGCLLALRPDLSRDITLLVDIGTNGEIVLGNREKLVCCSTAAGPAFEGAKIECGMRGAEGAIDHVNFSHGKFQISVIGNQQPTGICGSGLIDAVACLRKLGIIDEMGRLLARDEVQTLYGEELASHMTTQGNLTAFVFQKEYPSVYLTQKDIREVQLAKGAIAAGILLLEKHLGITHSQIDRVCIAGAFGTYMSPDSACAIGLLPSALQKKIVPVGNAAGEGAKIALLNKAEREYSQTLMNQLDFLELAMLSEFQDCFIDELEFPPTEP, from the coding sequence ATGGAGAAAATTTCAAAAAACAGGGATAATGCCGCTCTCTGTCAGGTGACTTTTCTTCGGGAAGGGCGTACTGTACAGGTTTCGGCAGGAAGCACGATTATGAATGCTGCCAGAAGCACGGGAATCTTTCCGGACGCACCCTGTGGGGGACAGGGAACCTGCGGCAAATGTCTGGTACAGCTAAAAACAGATGGAGGAGAAACTAAAACCGTCCTTGCCTGCCAGACAAAAGTATGGAAAAACCTGACTGTAGACACACAAAGGCTTCCCCAAAAGCATCAGATCCTTACAAACACATCTATAAGAAGGGTAAAGTTTTCACCCTCTTCTTTCCCCAAAGATGTGAAAAATCCTTATCTGGTTGCTTTTGATATCGGTACCACCACCATTGCCTCTTATCTGATAGACGGCAATTCCGGCAAAGAAATCTGTACTGCCGGCATGGTAAATCCCCAGACAGCCTATGGCGCTGACGTAATTTCCAGAGCTGATTACTGCATGCAGCACAAAAACACAGAACTCTCCTCCTGTATCCATCAGGCTCTTGATGACTTAATTACTGCTCTGGCTGAAAAACAACAGATTTCCCGGGAACAGATTGTACAGCTTTGTCTGGTAGGCAACACCTGTATGCATCATATTTTCTTTGATTTTCCCATGGATTCTCTGGTATTGGCACCTTACAGACCGTATCAAAAAGGGCTTCTTCAGGCAAAGGCCGCTGATTTTGGAATACAGATTCACCCCCAGGGACAACTGTTCTTTCTTCCTGTTATTGCCGGTTTTGTAGGCGCTGACACCATGGGCTGTCTGCTGGCTCTGCGCCCGGATTTATCCAGGGACATAACACTTTTAGTGGACATAGGAACCAATGGAGAAATTGTTCTTGGAAACAGAGAAAAATTGGTATGCTGCTCTACTGCCGCAGGCCCTGCCTTTGAGGGCGCTAAAATTGAGTGCGGTATGCGAGGCGCAGAAGGCGCCATAGACCATGTAAACTTTTCACATGGAAAATTCCAGATTTCTGTCATAGGAAACCAGCAGCCCACAGGTATTTGCGGTTCCGGACTCATTGACGCAGTTGCCTGTCTTCGGAAACTGGGAATAATAGACGAAATGGGTCGCCTTCTCGCCCGGGACGAAGTACAGACACTTTATGGGGAAGAACTTGCCTCACATATGACGACACAGGGAAATCTGACCGCTTTTGTTTTTCAGAAAGAATACCCTTCTGTTTACCTGACACAAAAGGATATCCGGGAAGTTCAGCTTGCCAAAGGAGCAATTGCCGCCGGAATTCTCCTTCTGGAAAAACATCTGGGTATCACACACAGCCAGATTGACCGCGTCTGCATTGCCGGAGCTTTTGGCACCTATATGTCCCCGGACAGCGCCTGTGCCATCGGTCTTCTGCCTTCTGCTCTCCAGAAGAAAATTGTTCCTGTTGGAAATGCAGCAGGAGAAGGGGCTAAAATTGCTCTGCTGAATAAAGCGGAACGAGAATACAGCCAAACACTGATGAATCAGTTGGATTTCCTGGAACTGGCTATGCTGTCGGAATTCCAGGACTGCTTTATTGATGAACTGGAATTCCCCCCAACAGAACCATAA
- a CDS encoding corrinoid protein translates to MSQIQTVADAVAAGKAKLVPNLVQEALDGGCAAPEILNAMIDAMGLVGERFKKNEIFVPEMLIAAKAMKKGVEVLKPHLAGDSGAVCGKMIIGTVAGDLHDIGKNLVAMMIESAGFEVIDLGVDVSVDKFMAAITENPDVKIVGLSALLTTTMPALKDTVAALNEADFRKNIKVMVGGAPITQKFADEIGADAYTPDAASAAQKAKELAA, encoded by the coding sequence ATGAGTCAGATTCAAACTGTTGCGGACGCAGTTGCTGCCGGAAAAGCCAAATTAGTACCCAATCTTGTACAGGAAGCCCTTGACGGAGGGTGCGCTGCACCGGAAATTTTAAATGCCATGATTGATGCCATGGGACTTGTTGGAGAACGTTTCAAAAAAAATGAAATCTTTGTTCCTGAAATGCTCATTGCTGCAAAAGCCATGAAAAAGGGTGTGGAAGTCCTGAAACCGCATCTTGCCGGAGATAGCGGCGCTGTGTGCGGCAAAATGATCATCGGTACAGTTGCCGGAGATTTACACGACATCGGAAAAAACCTGGTTGCCATGATGATTGAAAGCGCCGGATTTGAAGTCATTGACCTTGGGGTTGACGTATCCGTGGATAAATTTATGGCTGCCATTACCGAAAATCCCGACGTAAAAATCGTAGGTCTGTCTGCTTTGCTCACCACCACAATGCCTGCCCTGAAAGATACGGTAGCTGCTTTAAATGAGGCAGACTTCCGCAAAAATATCAAGGTAATGGTTGGCGGCGCGCCTATTACCCAGAAATTTGCAGACGAAATCGGTGCAGACGCCTATACCCCTGATGCCGCTTCCGCTGCCCAAAAAGCAAAAGAACTGGCTGCATAA
- a CDS encoding methyltetrahydrofolate cobalamin methyltransferase — translation MIIIGEKINGSIPAVAKAIADRDADFIKNRAKIQADANASYIDCCASVPENMEAETLKWLIDCIQEVTDLPISIDSPSPDVLAQVYTHCKQPGIFNSVSGEGEKIDKIFPILAKEENKDWQVIALLSDNTGIPKTAEDRLRVFRHIMEKAEEYHISPSRIHIDPLVEMLCTSEDGIAMNVEVISTIRKQYPSIHITAAISNISFHLPVRKLMNCCFLTLAMNAGLDSAILDPANRDMLGHIYATEALLGLDDYCMEYIGAYREGLLGPVK, via the coding sequence ATGATTATTATTGGTGAAAAAATCAACGGCTCCATTCCCGCTGTCGCTAAGGCCATTGCCGACAGGGACGCGGACTTTATAAAGAACAGAGCAAAAATACAGGCTGATGCCAATGCTTCTTATATTGACTGTTGTGCCTCTGTACCGGAAAATATGGAAGCGGAAACTTTGAAATGGCTGATTGACTGTATACAGGAAGTTACAGATTTGCCCATTTCCATTGACAGTCCAAGCCCTGATGTGCTGGCACAGGTCTACACCCATTGCAAACAACCGGGAATCTTTAATTCTGTATCAGGCGAAGGAGAAAAAATTGACAAAATCTTTCCGATTCTGGCAAAAGAAGAAAATAAGGACTGGCAGGTTATCGCACTTTTAAGCGACAACACGGGAATTCCTAAAACAGCCGAAGATCGTCTTCGTGTTTTCCGTCATATTATGGAAAAGGCTGAGGAATATCATATTTCCCCTTCCAGGATTCACATTGACCCTCTGGTGGAAATGCTTTGTACTTCTGAAGACGGAATTGCCATGAATGTAGAAGTGATATCCACAATCCGGAAACAGTATCCTTCCATACACATCACGGCAGCTATCAGCAATATTTCCTTTCATCTGCCTGTGAGAAAACTGATGAACTGCTGCTTTTTGACACTTGCCATGAATGCAGGACTGGACAGTGCTATTTTAGATCCCGCCAACCGGGATATGCTTGGACATATTTATGCCACGGAGGCGCTTCTCGGGCTGGACGACTACTGCATGGAATACATAGGAGCGTACAGAGAAGGCCTACTTGGACCTGTAAAATAA
- a CDS encoding glutamyl-tRNA amidotransferase gives MAAKEKKTEGKKSFKQKFHDYCMRQSHIAPIGLNDKEDKYYHSIFNFEK, from the coding sequence ATGGCAGCAAAAGAAAAGAAAACAGAGGGAAAAAAGAGCTTTAAACAGAAATTTCACGATTACTGCATGAGGCAGTCACATATTGCACCAATAGGACTGAATGATAAGGAAGACAAATATTATCACAGTATTTTTAACTTTGAGAAATAA
- a CDS encoding MATE family efflux transporter has protein sequence MRAGTWREKLIGDKRFYKMVLLIAVPIMIQNGITNFVSLLDNIMVGQVGTEQMTGVAIVNQLIFVYNLCIFGGVSGAGIFTAQFFGQKDDEGVANTMRFKLYMGILLTGVTILLFLAFGEPLIQMYLKGNQDGGDVAAALRYGKEYLGIMLIGLPPFMLVQVYASTLRECGRTITPMKAGIAAVVVNLVFNYFLIYGKFGFPELGVAGAAVATVMSRYVEAFIVVGWTHRHKEINTYIPGLYKTMRIPGYLVKRILIKGTPLLLNETLWAAGMAILLQCYSVRGMNVVAGMNISNTISNLFNVVFIALGDSVAIVVGQLLGAGKMEEAKDTDRKMIVFSVACCTLVALVMLMIAPLFPQLYNTNVQSREFAKYFIMVTAVFMPQNAFLHAAYFTLRSGGKTIVTFFFDSVFICCVSVPIAYLLGHFTDLYVVYIFIAVQLADIIKCVIGFILVKKGVWLQNIVEV, from the coding sequence ATGAGAGCTGGTACATGGAGAGAAAAGCTGATAGGAGATAAGAGATTTTATAAAATGGTACTGCTGATTGCAGTTCCTATTATGATTCAGAATGGTATTACCAATTTTGTAAGCCTTCTGGATAACATTATGGTAGGTCAGGTTGGAACAGAACAGATGACAGGTGTTGCCATTGTCAATCAGTTGATTTTTGTATACAACCTGTGCATTTTCGGCGGTGTGTCCGGCGCCGGAATTTTTACCGCGCAGTTTTTCGGGCAGAAAGATGACGAAGGGGTTGCCAATACCATGCGGTTTAAACTGTATATGGGAATTCTTCTGACAGGTGTGACAATCCTGTTGTTCCTTGCCTTTGGTGAACCTTTGATTCAGATGTATTTAAAAGGAAATCAGGACGGCGGAGATGTGGCCGCTGCTCTGCGCTATGGAAAAGAGTACCTTGGAATTATGTTGATTGGTCTGCCGCCCTTTATGTTAGTGCAGGTTTATGCCAGTACCTTAAGAGAATGCGGGAGAACCATAACACCTATGAAAGCAGGAATTGCAGCCGTAGTGGTAAACCTGGTATTTAACTATTTTCTGATTTACGGAAAATTCGGATTTCCTGAATTAGGGGTAGCAGGTGCGGCTGTTGCCACTGTGATGTCCCGTTATGTAGAGGCCTTTATTGTTGTGGGATGGACGCACAGACACAAAGAAATTAATACCTATATTCCGGGGCTTTATAAAACCATGCGGATACCGGGATATCTGGTAAAGCGGATTTTGATTAAGGGGACACCTCTGCTTCTCAATGAAACACTCTGGGCAGCAGGCATGGCGATTTTACTGCAGTGTTATTCCGTCAGAGGTATGAATGTGGTGGCAGGTATGAATATTTCCAATACGATTTCAAATCTGTTTAATGTGGTGTTTATTGCCCTGGGGGATTCTGTTGCCATTGTAGTAGGGCAGCTTTTAGGAGCAGGCAAGATGGAAGAAGCAAAAGATACAGATCGAAAGATGATTGTATTTTCCGTGGCATGCTGTACTCTGGTGGCGCTGGTTATGCTGATGATTGCACCGTTGTTTCCACAGCTTTATAACACCAATGTCCAGTCCAGAGAGTTTGCCAAATATTTTATTATGGTAACGGCTGTATTTATGCCCCAGAATGCCTTTTTGCATGCCGCATACTTTACTCTGCGTTCCGGGGGAAAGACTATTGTCACTTTCTTTTTCGATAGTGTATTTATCTGTTGTGTAAGTGTGCCAATTGCTTATCTGCTGGGTCATTTTACAGACTTGTATGTGGTGTATATTTTTATCGCGGTGCAGCTTGCAGATATTATTAAGTGTGTGATTGGCTTTATTCTGGTGAAAAAGGGCGTGTGGCTACAGAATATTGTAGAGGTGTAG